One window of Polynucleobacter sp. HIN5 genomic DNA carries:
- a CDS encoding circularly permuted type 2 ATP-grasp protein yields MKNPYNEMFDEYGAPRPHYGTFHTWLGNQSQALMSLKRAEADLIFRRVGITFAVYGDDLGAERTIPFDEVPRIFTAKEWSDLESGLRQRVTALNHFIHDVYHDEAIIKAGIIPAEQIFNNAQYRPEMRHVEVPRNIYAQIAGIDIVRAGEGEFYVLEDNLRVPSGVSYMVEDRKMMMRLFPDLFQRYRVAPVEHYPDLLLECLKSVKPEGIKKPNVVVLTPGMFNSAYFEHTYLAQQMGVELVEGKDLFVKDEEVFMRTTQGPERVDVIYRRIDDDFLDPLAFRSDSALGVAGLLNAYRAGNITLANAIGTGIADDKSIYPYVPDMIEFYLGEKPILNNVPTYQCRKAEDLAYTLANIEQLVVKETHGAGGYGMLVGPASTKDQIARFKENLIKHPEQYIAQPTLSLSTCPTFVESGIAPRHIDLRPFVLSGKTIKMVPGGLTRVALKEGSLVVNSSQGGGTKDTWVLED; encoded by the coding sequence ATGAAAAATCCGTATAACGAGATGTTTGATGAGTATGGTGCTCCACGTCCGCACTATGGGACTTTTCATACCTGGCTTGGTAACCAGAGCCAAGCACTCATGAGTCTTAAACGGGCAGAGGCCGATCTAATTTTTCGTCGTGTTGGCATTACCTTTGCTGTGTATGGTGATGATCTTGGTGCAGAGCGCACCATTCCCTTCGATGAGGTTCCGCGTATCTTTACCGCTAAAGAATGGTCCGACCTTGAGTCTGGATTGCGGCAACGGGTTACCGCACTTAATCACTTTATTCATGATGTCTATCATGATGAAGCAATCATTAAAGCTGGAATCATACCGGCCGAACAGATTTTTAACAATGCGCAATATCGACCGGAGATGCGTCATGTCGAAGTTCCACGCAATATTTATGCCCAAATTGCAGGGATTGATATTGTGCGAGCTGGTGAAGGTGAGTTTTATGTCTTAGAAGATAACCTGCGGGTGCCTTCGGGTGTTTCTTATATGGTTGAAGACCGCAAAATGATGATGCGGCTATTTCCTGATCTGTTTCAGCGCTATCGGGTTGCACCCGTGGAGCACTATCCCGATCTTCTACTGGAATGCCTCAAGTCCGTCAAACCCGAAGGCATTAAAAAACCCAATGTAGTTGTGCTGACCCCAGGCATGTTTAACTCTGCTTATTTTGAACATACCTACCTAGCCCAACAAATGGGGGTGGAGTTAGTCGAAGGTAAGGATCTCTTTGTGAAAGACGAAGAGGTTTTTATGCGTACCACACAAGGCCCCGAGCGAGTGGACGTGATCTATCGTCGGATTGATGATGACTTCCTTGATCCTTTAGCATTTCGGTCTGACTCCGCATTAGGTGTTGCTGGTTTACTGAACGCTTACCGAGCTGGCAACATTACCTTGGCTAATGCCATTGGCACTGGGATTGCAGACGATAAGTCTATTTATCCCTACGTACCCGACATGATTGAATTTTATTTAGGTGAAAAGCCCATCCTAAACAATGTACCAACCTATCAGTGTCGTAAAGCCGAAGACCTCGCCTATACCCTCGCCAATATCGAGCAGCTTGTTGTGAAAGAAACCCATGGTGCCGGGGGCTATGGCATGCTCGTTGGCCCAGCTTCCACCAAAGATCAGATTGCACGTTTTAAGGAAAATCTCATCAAGCACCCCGAACAATATATTGCTCAACCGACTCTTTCATTATCAACCTGCCCTACTTTTGTGGAGTCTGGAATAGCCCCCCGTCATATTGATTTGCGCCCATTCGTACTGTCAGGCAAGACCATCAAAATGGTGCCGGGCGGACTCACGCGGGTAGCTCTCAAAGAAGGTTCTTTGGTGGTGAACTCTTCTCAGGGCGGCGGTACCAAGGACACTTGGGTGCTAGAGGATTAA
- a CDS encoding transglutaminase family protein yields MPISYLSPLLDMTTLHLEIEHHTQYHYETAVRYSIQELRLKPPNSHGQSIKNWKILTPIKTKTNQDAFGNEYQTFVQDAPYKSMSISAKGEVISTGGYEYTDLESAVSPYYLLQQTRLTIPSPEMMAYFEKTLPKKADLDSVLELASAIRNTITYQSGITNFATAAMQSFAMKTGVCQDHSHIMLSLCRAANIPARYVSGYFFAEDSPNLASHAWVDICTDIDKSKWLSIDVTHACITDNRHIRLAVGRDYYSAAPIKGIRSGGGQEELSARISIHQIKVL; encoded by the coding sequence ATGCCTATCTCATACCTCTCGCCGTTGCTTGATATGACAACCTTGCACCTAGAGATTGAACATCACACTCAGTATCACTATGAAACTGCTGTGCGTTACTCCATTCAGGAACTTCGACTCAAACCACCGAATTCCCATGGACAGTCAATAAAAAACTGGAAGATTCTGACGCCGATCAAGACAAAAACAAACCAGGATGCGTTTGGCAATGAATATCAAACATTTGTCCAAGATGCGCCCTATAAATCCATGAGTATTTCAGCAAAAGGAGAAGTCATTAGTACTGGCGGCTATGAATACACTGACCTCGAATCCGCTGTCTCACCCTATTACTTACTGCAACAAACTAGGCTTACCATTCCCTCGCCAGAAATGATGGCCTATTTTGAGAAAACCCTTCCCAAAAAGGCAGACCTGGATTCTGTTTTAGAGTTAGCCAGCGCAATCCGAAACACCATCACCTATCAATCTGGAATTACGAATTTTGCGACTGCGGCGATGCAATCGTTTGCCATGAAAACCGGTGTTTGCCAAGACCATAGTCACATTATGCTCAGTCTTTGCCGAGCGGCAAATATCCCAGCGCGCTATGTCAGTGGTTATTTTTTTGCCGAGGACTCTCCTAATCTAGCTAGCCATGCCTGGGTTGATATCTGCACCGATATTGATAAATCCAAGTGGCTTAGTATTGATGTCACCCATGCTTGCATCACGGATAATCGGCATATTCGTCTTGCTGTGGGAAGGGATTATTATTCAGCTGCGCCCATCAAAGGAATTCGTTCTGGCGGTGG
- a CDS encoding tripartite tricarboxylate transporter substrate binding protein codes for MQKATFTNFRSPSQLLRLVLPFIFLASFGLGGVHAQSQFPNKPIRYVIPFPPGGATDNIARPLAAELGVLVKWNIVIDNKPGAGANIGAELVAKAPADGYTWLMGSVGTHGINQPLYTQGGGKLPFDPIKDFAPVTLVAEFGNVLVVNPDWAKRNNINSVNDLIRYARANPGKVNMASSGNGTSIHMAGELFKSMTKTYMVHLPYRGSPPAVADLIAGNVDIMFDNIPSAINFIKAGRLKALAVTSAKRSPALPDLPTVAEAANLPGYEATSWFGILVPANTPPDLVRLINTEAVRAINSPAVREKYAAMGAEPVGNTPEQFANFIKSEIAKWTRVVKESGAKVD; via the coding sequence ATGCAAAAGGCAACATTTACTAATTTTCGTTCGCCTAGCCAATTATTACGATTAGTCTTGCCATTTATTTTTCTTGCAAGCTTTGGTCTCGGCGGTGTTCATGCACAAAGTCAGTTTCCAAATAAACCGATTCGTTATGTGATCCCATTCCCCCCCGGCGGTGCAACGGATAATATTGCTCGACCTTTGGCTGCAGAGTTAGGGGTTTTAGTTAAATGGAATATTGTGATTGACAATAAACCAGGGGCTGGAGCAAATATTGGCGCTGAACTGGTTGCCAAAGCTCCGGCTGATGGCTACACCTGGTTGATGGGCTCGGTGGGTACCCACGGAATTAACCAGCCCTTGTACACTCAAGGTGGCGGCAAGCTACCATTTGATCCGATTAAAGATTTTGCACCGGTTACATTGGTGGCAGAGTTTGGGAACGTCTTGGTGGTCAATCCAGATTGGGCCAAGCGTAATAATATAAATAGTGTGAATGATTTGATTCGTTACGCGCGTGCCAATCCCGGTAAGGTGAATATGGCATCCAGCGGAAATGGGACCTCGATTCATATGGCTGGGGAACTATTTAAGTCAATGACCAAAACCTATATGGTTCATTTACCGTATCGGGGTAGTCCCCCAGCAGTTGCTGATTTGATTGCAGGTAATGTGGATATCATGTTCGATAACATTCCGTCGGCTATTAATTTCATCAAAGCCGGACGCTTAAAGGCTTTGGCTGTGACAAGTGCCAAACGCTCGCCAGCATTACCCGATTTACCCACCGTGGCTGAAGCTGCCAACCTTCCAGGTTATGAGGCTACTTCATGGTTTGGAATTTTGGTGCCTGCGAATACGCCCCCCGATTTAGTACGATTGATCAACACCGAGGCGGTGCGCGCGATAAACAGCCCAGCAGTACGTGAGAAATACGCGGCCATGGGTGCTGAACCCGTCGGCAACACCCCTGAGCAATTTGCTAATTTCATTAAGAGTGAGATTGCAAAGTGGACCCGAGTAGTTAAAGAGTCTGGAGCAAAAGTCGATTAA
- a CDS encoding alpha-E domain-containing protein — protein MLSRTADCLYWMARYTERAENTARMLDVNYQTSLLPQPSEYRDQSWRKLLTISKLEPMFLERSSTMNRENILRFMIEDLNNPSSIVSCLRAARENARAIRGRITSELWETQNTTWLEFQQLLAKQDYADPSGLLDWVKYRCHLFRGVMHGTMLKNEAYYFMRIGTLLERADNTARILETKYQDPDSLMQLNPKNNMGEESDSAFFDFYHWAALLRSVSAFEIYRQIYSDQIAPQQAAELLIFNRQMPRSLTYCVNDLITLLGEIRNQNSKEIERLIGKLQADLDYSNIDEVFAMGLEEFTKQFLERINHIGDELSNAYLIPLAVA, from the coding sequence ATGCTAAGTCGAACCGCAGATTGTCTTTATTGGATGGCCCGCTATACCGAGCGTGCTGAGAATACTGCACGCATGCTGGATGTGAATTATCAAACATCCCTTTTGCCACAACCGTCCGAATACCGTGATCAAAGCTGGCGCAAGTTACTTACGATCTCAAAATTAGAGCCGATGTTCTTGGAACGTTCCTCCACGATGAATCGTGAAAATATATTACGGTTCATGATTGAGGATTTAAATAATCCATCGAGTATCGTATCGTGCTTGCGCGCTGCGAGAGAAAATGCCAGAGCTATTCGGGGCAGAATTACCTCTGAACTTTGGGAAACCCAAAACACCACATGGCTTGAGTTCCAGCAGCTCTTAGCAAAACAGGATTATGCCGACCCTAGTGGTCTATTGGACTGGGTCAAGTACCGCTGCCACTTATTTCGGGGGGTGATGCATGGCACGATGCTCAAGAATGAAGCGTACTACTTTATGCGCATTGGTACTTTATTAGAGCGCGCTGATAATACTGCTCGTATCTTGGAGACGAAATATCAAGACCCAGATAGTCTGATGCAGTTAAATCCCAAAAATAACATGGGCGAAGAATCTGATTCAGCCTTCTTTGACTTCTATCACTGGGCTGCGTTACTGCGTTCGGTCTCTGCGTTTGAGATCTATCGACAAATCTATTCAGATCAAATTGCTCCCCAACAGGCTGCTGAGCTTTTAATCTTTAATCGACAGATGCCGCGTTCTTTAACGTACTGTGTTAACGATTTAATTACCCTCTTGGGTGAAATCCGTAATCAGAATTCTAAGGAGATAGAACGCTTAATCGGTAAATTACAGGCAGACTTAGACTACTCTAATATTGATGAAGTATTTGCTATGGGGTTAGAAGAATTTACAAAACAGTTTCTGGAGCGCATCAATCATATTGGTGATGAACTAAGTAATGCCTATCTCATACCTCTCGCCGTTGCTTGA
- a CDS encoding fumarylacetoacetate hydrolase family protein: MTTKKETSYENRRQWMKLGLGAASIVTLGATSSVEAAKPKTPFQVEPTYIPIANSSEQFPVRRIYCIGRNYAAHAREMGSDPTREPPFFFQKPTDAIQFVAPNKIVDHPYPTLTKNYHYEVELVAALKTGGKNITIDKALDHVYGYALGLDMTRRDLQRFMGDQKKPWEIGKSFDHSAPIGPIFPVSKIGHQKSGSIALSVNGEVRQKANLNQMIWSVAEQIVKLSEANELFPGDIIYSGTPENVGPVVRGDIVRCMLDGFPDLVIKIV, from the coding sequence ATGACAACTAAAAAAGAGACCTCTTACGAAAATCGTCGACAATGGATGAAGCTTGGACTGGGGGCTGCCTCCATCGTGACCCTAGGGGCCACATCTTCGGTAGAAGCAGCAAAGCCAAAAACGCCGTTTCAAGTAGAGCCAACGTATATTCCGATAGCGAATAGTAGTGAGCAATTTCCCGTTCGGCGTATTTATTGCATTGGACGAAATTATGCAGCGCATGCTCGGGAGATGGGCTCTGACCCGACACGCGAACCGCCATTCTTTTTTCAAAAGCCCACGGATGCGATTCAATTTGTTGCCCCCAATAAAATTGTGGATCACCCGTATCCAACCCTAACTAAGAATTATCACTACGAGGTGGAGTTAGTAGCTGCCCTAAAAACCGGTGGCAAAAACATTACCATTGATAAAGCCTTAGACCATGTGTATGGATATGCCCTTGGTTTAGATATGACGCGGCGTGATTTGCAGCGATTCATGGGGGATCAAAAGAAACCCTGGGAAATCGGTAAATCGTTTGATCATTCGGCACCCATTGGCCCCATTTTTCCAGTCAGCAAAATTGGGCATCAAAAGAGCGGATCCATTGCTTTATCGGTTAATGGTGAAGTTCGTCAAAAGGCAAACTTAAACCAGATGATTTGGTCAGTTGCAGAGCAAATTGTGAAGTTATCCGAAGCCAATGAACTGTTCCCTGGTGACATCATTTATTCAGGAACCCCAGAAAACGTGGGTCCTGTGGTGCGTGGCGATATTGTGCGTTGTATGCTCGACGGTTTTCCTGATTTAGTCATTAAGATTGTTTAA
- a CDS encoding putative Na+/H+ antiporter produces MSNPTTIQLIATSLFGIAVLHTFLAFYFERLAHRSRHHAGLFHLLGEVEAVFGFWAMVLVIFMAFIHGSAKPAITYLESRNYTEPLFVFAIMVIAASKPILYVAKTIVLAISKLLEKSLKLPAANANYFVTLSAVPILGSFITEPAAMTLAAFLLRDTIFSKTNSTKLMYLTIGVLFVNISIGGALTSFAAPPILMVTSAWNWDTAYVFQTFGIKATIAVLVNALLITLVVHKDLPKAASAHQDDRMPLWVVLTHLLFLLAVVVFAHHPVVFMGFLLFFLGYTHAYSTYQSRLILKEALMVAFFLAGLVVLGGLQQWWLQPLLSGMSNMAVFYGATALTAITDNAALTYLGSLVEGTTEEFRYALVAGALAGGGLTVIANAPNPAGLAILKDYFPQKAVSALKLLLAALPPTTIAILAFQVL; encoded by the coding sequence ATGAGCAACCCAACTACCATTCAACTCATTGCCACTTCGCTATTTGGTATTGCGGTATTGCATACCTTTTTAGCTTTTTATTTTGAGCGGCTAGCCCATCGTTCACGGCACCACGCTGGTTTGTTTCATCTCTTAGGTGAAGTTGAAGCTGTATTTGGCTTTTGGGCGATGGTCCTCGTTATTTTCATGGCTTTTATTCATGGTAGTGCTAAGCCGGCCATCACTTACCTAGAATCTCGCAACTATACCGAGCCATTGTTTGTCTTTGCCATTATGGTGATTGCAGCTAGTAAACCGATTTTGTACGTTGCCAAAACCATTGTTCTTGCAATTTCAAAACTGCTTGAAAAGTCGCTCAAGTTACCGGCAGCTAATGCCAACTATTTTGTGACCCTGAGCGCCGTCCCCATTTTAGGCTCGTTTATTACAGAGCCAGCTGCGATGACCTTGGCAGCCTTTTTGCTTCGTGACACCATCTTCTCGAAAACCAATTCAACGAAATTGATGTACCTCACGATTGGGGTCTTATTTGTCAACATTTCAATTGGTGGGGCTTTAACAAGTTTTGCTGCCCCTCCCATTTTGATGGTTACTTCTGCTTGGAATTGGGATACGGCGTATGTATTTCAGACTTTTGGAATCAAAGCAACCATTGCGGTTTTAGTCAATGCCCTATTAATTACACTGGTTGTTCATAAGGACCTACCAAAGGCCGCATCAGCCCATCAGGACGATCGTATGCCCCTATGGGTTGTCCTCACTCACTTACTATTTCTGTTAGCAGTGGTTGTTTTTGCCCACCATCCGGTAGTCTTCATGGGCTTTTTGCTCTTTTTCTTGGGCTATACCCACGCTTACAGTACCTATCAATCCCGACTGATTCTCAAAGAAGCACTCATGGTGGCATTTTTCTTAGCTGGTCTTGTGGTACTTGGCGGACTCCAACAATGGTGGCTACAACCATTACTAAGTGGCATGAGTAATATGGCAGTGTTTTATGGAGCGACTGCTCTTACTGCAATTACTGATAATGCTGCTTTGACGTATTTGGGATCTTTGGTGGAGGGAACAACCGAAGAGTTTCGTTATGCTTTGGTGGCCGGTGCGCTTGCAGGTGGCGGCTTAACCGTAATCGCAAATGCCCCGAATCCTGCGGGTTTAGCCATCCTTAAAGATTACTTTCCACAAAAAGCAGTGTCAGCACTCAAATTGCTGTTGGCTGCCCTTCCACCAACTACCATCGCGATACTTGCTTTTCAAGTTCTTTAA
- a CDS encoding beta-keto acid cleavage family enzyme produces the protein MTNPAIISVAITGSVPRKKDCAGLPVTVSEQIEETHKAYDAGASLVHIHVRNPDESPGSNPDQFFAVQEGIRKYCPQMIVQFSTGGRGRNQQERGAMLTHRPDMASLATGSVNFPTAIYENPPDFIEHLATEMLKYDVKPEIEIFDLAMLYNAANLVTKGLIRAPAHVQFVMGIPNAMPAKRSILEFLIKELHEVLPQATWTAAGIAKHQLVLNEWALELGGHVRTGLEDNIRFDKDQIAKDNAQLVARVAKLCSEYNRPVATAKEAREILGLRQVKE, from the coding sequence ATGACAAACCCAGCGATTATCTCTGTGGCTATTACCGGCTCAGTCCCCAGAAAGAAAGATTGTGCCGGCCTGCCAGTGACGGTTAGCGAACAGATTGAGGAAACGCATAAGGCGTATGACGCTGGGGCTAGTTTGGTTCATATCCATGTTCGCAATCCAGATGAAAGCCCTGGATCGAATCCCGATCAATTTTTTGCAGTGCAGGAAGGAATTCGTAAATACTGCCCCCAAATGATTGTTCAGTTTTCAACTGGCGGTCGGGGCCGCAATCAGCAAGAGCGTGGCGCCATGCTTACTCACAGACCTGATATGGCTTCTTTGGCGACCGGTTCAGTCAATTTTCCAACCGCGATCTATGAAAATCCCCCCGATTTCATTGAACACCTAGCAACTGAAATGCTCAAATACGATGTGAAGCCAGAAATTGAGATATTTGACTTGGCAATGCTCTATAACGCTGCCAATTTAGTTACGAAAGGCCTCATCCGAGCGCCGGCCCATGTGCAATTTGTGATGGGCATCCCCAATGCCATGCCTGCTAAGCGTAGTATCCTAGAGTTTTTAATCAAAGAACTTCATGAGGTATTGCCACAAGCGACTTGGACAGCTGCTGGGATCGCCAAGCATCAACTTGTTCTCAATGAGTGGGCCTTAGAACTTGGGGGTCACGTACGAACTGGCCTTGAAGATAATATTCGCTTTGATAAAGACCAAATTGCTAAAGATAATGCGCAATTAGTTGCTCGGGTAGCCAAACTATGTAGCGAATACAACCGGCCAGTTGCTACAGCGAAAGAAGCCAGAGAAATATTGGGGTTGCGCCAAGTTAAAGAATGA
- a CDS encoding fumarylacetoacetate hydrolase family protein has translation MRLFSYRNQSMQPKIGLLRDKSSQEFIDLCATDPSIPSKLREFIEIDPTFSKAKQALSNPNVINKKLSEIKFDVLIDQPGKIVCMGLNYADHAKEGGNARPEYPSFFMRGPSSLTAHLAPIIRPSVSDKLDYEAELVFIVGKKARNLTKENALDCVAGYSIFNDGSLRDYQRKTSQWTIGKNFDQTGAFGPWLVTPDELPSGAHGLQIQSRLNGNLMQNANTKDFLWGVAETIQLITECMTLEPGDVVITGTPAGVGYARTPPVFMKPGDVCEIEIEGIGVLQNSITDQGL, from the coding sequence ATGAGACTATTTAGTTACCGTAACCAGAGCATGCAACCCAAAATTGGCTTATTACGTGATAAATCATCACAAGAATTTATTGATTTATGCGCCACAGACCCAAGCATTCCAAGTAAGTTGAGGGAGTTCATTGAAATCGACCCCACTTTTTCAAAGGCCAAGCAAGCTTTATCCAATCCTAATGTAATCAATAAGAAGCTTTCTGAAATTAAGTTCGATGTTTTAATTGATCAGCCTGGAAAAATTGTTTGTATGGGGCTTAATTACGCCGATCATGCTAAAGAGGGTGGTAATGCTCGGCCTGAGTACCCCAGTTTTTTTATGCGCGGCCCATCCTCACTAACCGCACATTTAGCGCCAATCATTCGGCCTAGCGTTTCTGACAAATTAGACTATGAAGCGGAGCTCGTTTTTATTGTAGGAAAGAAAGCGCGTAATTTAACCAAGGAAAACGCTCTTGATTGTGTCGCTGGCTATAGTATTTTCAATGACGGTAGTCTCAGAGACTACCAGCGAAAAACGAGTCAATGGACGATTGGGAAGAACTTTGATCAAACAGGGGCTTTTGGTCCATGGCTTGTGACCCCAGATGAGTTACCTAGCGGCGCACATGGTTTGCAGATTCAGTCGCGCTTAAACGGTAATCTTATGCAAAATGCCAATACTAAAGATTTTTTATGGGGTGTTGCCGAGACGATTCAACTAATTACGGAGTGCATGACCTTGGAGCCTGGGGATGTGGTGATTACAGGAACCCCTGCTGGAGTTGGTTATGCCAGAACGCCACCGGTTTTTATGAAGCCGGGTGATGTTTGTGAAATCGAGATTGAGGGGATAGGGGTTTTACAAAACTCGATCACAGATCAGGGGTTGTGA
- a CDS encoding thiamine pyrophosphate-binding protein: MSHSSTLMHGGQILANALVRQGVEFAFGVPGESFLPLLDGLVDHDSKLRFITCRQEGGASYMAEAYAKLTGKPGVLMVTRGPGAANALIGVHTAYQDSTPMVLLIGQVGTDMVGREAFQEMDYRKVYSECAKWVGSIDRADRIDEYISHAFHLAQSGRKGPVVLALPEDVLFAQAHEHPTPKAQIISPGLDQALFSEAMQALAKAKRSMILAGGGSWTKDACDALKHWANREGIPVATSFRSQDLIDNHDPCFAGDLGIAANPALIKRVQEADVLLVIGERLGEMTTGGYTILSVPKPALTLIHVLPSPDELGRVYAADYALACSPETFCLALTNVTMGKQHKPERMHAAHKDYLAFSQPNSIPGGVQLSEIVANLANELPRNAILTNGAGNFAAWLHRFYPYGGFKTQLAPANGSMGYGLPAAITAKLVDPQRVVVAFCGDGDFMMNCQELATALRYQAQPIVLIINNGMYGTIRMHQEREFKSRVSGTELTNPDFVRFAESFSMPGYRVERTEQFASVLQAALKSSRGAIIEIVIDPEAISPSKRLSELGRPS; encoded by the coding sequence ATGAGTCATTCGTCAACCTTAATGCATGGTGGCCAGATCTTAGCCAATGCCCTGGTCCGTCAAGGTGTTGAATTCGCTTTTGGTGTTCCTGGCGAAAGCTTTTTGCCTCTTCTGGACGGCCTGGTTGATCACGATTCCAAATTACGCTTTATTACCTGCCGCCAAGAAGGTGGTGCCAGCTATATGGCCGAAGCCTATGCCAAACTGACTGGAAAGCCAGGTGTTTTGATGGTTACACGTGGCCCTGGTGCTGCAAATGCCTTGATCGGAGTGCATACAGCTTATCAAGATTCAACTCCCATGGTATTACTGATCGGACAAGTGGGTACGGACATGGTAGGTCGGGAAGCCTTTCAAGAAATGGACTACCGCAAGGTGTACTCTGAGTGTGCCAAGTGGGTGGGCAGCATTGATCGTGCGGATCGTATCGATGAATATATCTCCCATGCATTTCATCTTGCTCAATCCGGACGCAAGGGTCCCGTGGTGTTGGCTCTACCAGAGGATGTTTTGTTTGCCCAAGCCCATGAACACCCTACCCCTAAAGCCCAAATCATTAGTCCCGGATTAGACCAAGCCTTATTTAGCGAAGCCATGCAGGCTCTAGCCAAGGCCAAACGAAGCATGATCCTTGCGGGCGGCGGCTCATGGACCAAAGATGCGTGCGATGCATTAAAACATTGGGCAAATCGGGAAGGCATACCCGTAGCTACGAGTTTTCGTTCTCAAGATCTGATTGATAATCACGATCCTTGCTTTGCAGGAGATCTTGGTATTGCTGCTAATCCAGCCTTAATAAAACGAGTCCAAGAGGCGGATGTTCTACTTGTTATTGGTGAGCGTTTAGGCGAAATGACCACTGGCGGCTACACTATTCTTAGCGTTCCAAAACCGGCATTAACACTCATTCATGTTTTACCTAGTCCCGACGAACTGGGTCGGGTTTATGCGGCCGACTACGCCCTAGCATGTTCGCCAGAGACGTTTTGTTTAGCATTAACAAACGTAACCATGGGTAAGCAGCATAAGCCCGAGCGCATGCATGCAGCGCACAAGGACTACCTTGCTTTTAGTCAACCCAACTCCATTCCAGGGGGTGTCCAACTATCTGAGATCGTTGCTAACTTAGCAAATGAATTACCCCGTAACGCGATACTTACGAATGGAGCGGGTAATTTTGCCGCCTGGCTCCATCGCTTTTACCCCTATGGTGGTTTTAAAACACAATTAGCTCCAGCCAATGGATCCATGGGCTATGGCTTGCCAGCTGCAATTACAGCAAAATTGGTCGATCCTCAGCGGGTGGTCGTGGCTTTTTGTGGTGACGGCGACTTCATGATGAATTGCCAAGAGCTGGCAACAGCGCTTCGCTATCAAGCCCAACCGATTGTCTTAATTATCAACAATGGGATGTACGGCACCATTCGAATGCACCAAGAACGAGAGTTTAAGAGTCGAGTGTCCGGCACTGAATTAACAAATCCTGACTTTGTGCGTTTTGCGGAGAGTTTTTCAATGCCCGGTTATCGGGTTGAACGAACTGAGCAGTTTGCCTCTGTACTACAGGCAGCCCTCAAAAGTTCGAGGGGTGCCATTATTGAAATCGTCATAGACCCAGAAGCAATTAGTCCGAGTAAGCGCCTTTCTGAACTCGGGCGCCCCTCTTAA
- a CDS encoding type II toxin-antitoxin system RelE family toxin, protein MRIYKLEFHVLAKKEWDKLDGSLKEQFKKQLEKRLVTPHIPSSLLSRELEGCYKIKLRTSGYRLVYEVADKRVTVIVIAVGKRDKDEAYQKAVKRYIHKVSGK, encoded by the coding sequence TTGAGGATCTATAAGCTAGAGTTCCATGTTTTAGCCAAAAAAGAGTGGGATAAGTTGGATGGTTCTTTAAAAGAACAGTTCAAGAAGCAATTAGAAAAACGTCTGGTGACACCTCATATTCCATCGTCACTGTTAAGCCGGGAGTTAGAAGGTTGCTACAAAATTAAATTACGAACTAGTGGCTATCGTCTTGTCTATGAAGTAGCAGATAAGCGAGTAACAGTGATTGTGATAGCGGTTGGTAAGCGAGATAAAGATGAGGCTTACCAAAAAGCAGTAAAACGATATATCCATAAAGTGTCGGGTAAATAA
- a CDS encoding type II toxin-antitoxin system Phd/YefM family antitoxin, giving the protein MNTLTPIHAGTTISVTDLRKLTPSKIIEQAGGNPVAILSHNKPEAYLLSAKVYEKILDALDDLELIKIVEKRRGGKTIRVNLEDL; this is encoded by the coding sequence ATGAATACACTTACACCGATTCATGCAGGGACAACAATCAGTGTGACTGATTTAAGAAAGTTAACGCCGAGCAAAATCATTGAGCAAGCAGGGGGTAATCCTGTTGCTATCCTTAGTCACAACAAGCCTGAGGCATATTTGTTATCTGCAAAAGTATATGAAAAAATTTTGGATGCTTTGGATGACCTTGAATTAATTAAAATTGTTGAAAAGAGACGTGGTGGTAAAACTATTAGGGTAAACCTTGAGGATCTATAA